DNA from Gemmatimonadaceae bacterium:
GGCTGCGGGCGCCGCGGCCGGCTTGGCGGCTGGCTTGGCGGCGGGCTTGGGCTGCGCACCAAGGGTGGAGGCGGCCAGCAGCAGGGCGGTGGCCAGCGAGCGGACGGGGGAGTAGCGCATACCGGGTCTCCGGAGAGAGATCGGGGCGGGAGCCGTGGTGGGACTACCCGGAAAGCTCGGGCCGGTTCCGGAAGTACGCCAGCGCCTCGGGATTGGCCAGGGCATCGACGTTCTTCACCGGCCGGCCGTGGATTACCTCGCGCACCGCCAGTTCGGTGATCTTGCCGCTGATCGTACGCGGAATGTCCGGCACCGCCACAATGACCTTGGGCACGTGATGCGGGCTCGTGTGCTCGCGGATACGCGTGCGGATTGTCCGCTGCAGCGCGTCGTCGAGCGCGACGTCGGGGCGGAGCCGAACGAACAGGACCACCCGGGAATCGGTGCCGGCGGCCTCGCCGATGGTCTGCTCCACCACCAGGGACTCGACCACCTCGGGGATCTGCTCGACCTGGCGATAGATCTCGGCGGTGCCGATGCGCACGCCGCCGGGGTTGAGCGTGGCATCGCTCCGCCCATGAATGATCAGCCCGTCGTGTGCGGTGAGCTCGGCCCAGTCCCCATGGCGCCAGACCCCGGGCGTGTGCTCGAAATAGGCGGCGCGATAGAGTGCACCGGTCGGATCGTTCCAGAACGCCACCGGCATACTGGGGAACGGCTTCGTGCACACGAGCTCGCCCGGCTCCCCACGCACGGGGCGGCCATGGTCGTCCAGCACATCCACGGCCATGCCGAGCCCGCGCATCTGCAGTTCGCCGCGATACACCGCCCCCGTGGGATCGCCCAGCGCAAAGCAGCTCACGATGTCGGTCCCGCCGCTGATGCTCGACAGGCGGACGTCGGCCTTGATCTCGCGATAGACGAAGTCGTAGCTGTGCGCGGCGAGTGGACTCCCCGTCGAACAGATCGCGCGCAGCGCCGTCACGTCCACGAGCTCGCGCGGACGGACACCCTCCTTCTCGAGCATGGCGAGATACTTGGCGCTCGTGCCGAACACCGCGACGCGCTCGGCGCTCGCCATGCGCCACAGGATCGCCGGATCGGGCGCCAGCGGCGCGCCGTCGTACAGCACCACCGTGGCCCCCACCGCGAGCCCCGACACCAGCCAGTTCCACATCATCCATCCGCAGGTGGTGAAGTAGAACAGCGCATCGCCGGCGTGCAGATCGGTGTGCAACGCCAGCTCCTTCCAGTGCTGCAGCAGCGTACCCCCGGCCCCATGCACCATGCACTTGGGCAGGCCGGTCGTGCCGGAGGAGTACAGGATGTAAAGCGGATGATCGAACGGCAGGCGTGTGAAGTGCGGCTCGCGTTCGCTCGCATACGCCGCCAGGACGTCCGTGAACAGACGGGCGCCGGGCACCGACGTCAGGTCGGGAGCCGCGTCCACGTAGGGCACGACCCAGGTGGCCCGCAGCGACGGGAGCGCGGCCACGATCTCCGCCAGGCGCGGGCGGCAGTCGATCGTCTTGCCGGCGTACCAGTACCCATCCGCGGCGAGCAGCACCGTCGGCGCGATCTGCCCAAAGCGATCGAGCACGCCCTTGGTGCCGAAGTCCGGAGAGCAACTCGACCAGGTGGCGCCAATCGATGCCGCCGCGAGCATCACGACCACGGTCGCGGGAAGATTAGGCATCCACCCCACCACACGGTCACCGCTCGAGACCCCGAGGGCGCGCAACGCGGCCGCGCACTGCGCCACCTGCACCGCGAGCTCGGCGAACGTCAGTCGCTGGCCAGCGCCGTGCTCGTTCCACGCGACCAGCGCCGGCGCGTCATCGCGGCGGCGCAACAGATGCTCGGAAAAATTGAGCCGCGTGCCGGTGAACCACCGGGGGCCGTGCACCGCGTCCGGGGGCGCCATGCGATCGCCCCCCAGCAGCACCTGCGCCCAGGGGGCGTCCGTCGGTCCTGGGCCATCCGCGAGGATATCGGCGGCACGCCAGACTTCCGCCCAGAACGTTTCCGGGTTGGCGACGGACCAGCGCTGCAGCGCGTGCGCGCCGGTGACATCCGGGCCGACCACGCCGCGCGCACGCAGCGACGTGAGAAAGGCGTGCAGGCGCGTGGACTCACACGCCGCGGGCGAGGGGACCCAGATGGGCGCGTCTGGCCCGGCCGCCGTCACGTGACTTCCTCACGGGCGAGCGCCACCGCATGGCACGAGGGGCCGTGCGCCTCACAGTACCATCCGTGCCGGTCATGAAAGACCAGATGCGGCGCATCATTCGGTCGCAGTCGCACCCGCACCAGGTGCTCGACCGCCGTGCGCGGCCCGACCACGGCCCGCGCGTCGAGCGGCTCGATGACCGGACGCATCGGGAACAGGTCGAGCTGCGTCGGCGCGAGAAATTCCTGTTCGTCGGAAGCGCGTTTGGCGGGGCGGCGCGGCGGCATCCCCCAATGCTCGCTACGACGAGGCGCGCGCGCCAGCGGGGGGCGCATCGTCGCCCCACTGCAGCTCCCATTCGCAGAACGCGTCGCCCTCAATGGCGCAGCGCACATGCCGGACCCGGGGCTGCTCCCCCCGCGCGAGGGCGATGGCGCGCCGAAGTCCGCCAGTCAGGCGATCACAGAACAGCCGGGTCATCGGGTCGAAGCCCACGAGCCGCAGGACCGCGCGCCCCGACGTGTCCTCCACGACTTCCATGTCCCCCGGCTGATAGAACAGCTGGAAGAGCGAGATGCTCTGCGTCAGGAACTCGCGCGGCGAGGGCTTCCGGAGAATCCCGCCATAGAGCTGTACGCCGAACGAGCCGATCGAGGCTTCGCCCGCGGCGTCGGCCCAGTTGGCGGATTCGGGGCCTGGCGGCACCGAAACATCGACTGTTTGCCAGAGGCGAACGAGCAAGTCGTAGGGAATCTCCGCCGTGGGCGCAATCGCCTGCACCGCGGCGCGATCGTCGGCCGTCAGCGCCGCCAGGACATCGCCGCGCGTCCGCGCGCCGAAACGCTCGCCGATGAAGGCCAGCGTGGCATGCACCGCCGAGCCCTTCGCGCGGGCCTGCGCCGTGAGCGGCGACATGTCAGGTGGCCTCGGCGGCCAGCCGTTCACTCACCAGCTGCGCCGCAGCACGTCGGTCGATCTTCCCTGATCCGAGTTTGGGGATCGCGTCCACGAACAGCAGCTGCTTGGGGACCTTGTACCCCGCGAGACGCTGCCGGGCCTCGGCGAGCAGCGCGGCGGCATCCACCGGCTCGGCGCCGCGCACGATCAACGCGCAGCCGACCTCGCCCCACCGGGCGTCGGGAATGCCGACCACGGTGGCTTCGAGGACGCCCCGACAATTCAGCATGGCGGCCTCGACCTCGCCGGGGAAGACGTTCTCTCCACCGGAGATGAACATCTCCTTGCGACGGCCGCGAATGCGGTGCACGCCCTGCTCCGTGCGACTCGCCAGGTCGCCCGTCCGCAGCCAGCCATCCGGCGTCATCACCTCGGCCGTCTTGTCGGGGGCGCGGAAGTAGCCGCCGAACATCTGCGGCCCCCGCAGCTCGAGCTCGCCCACTTCGTCGGCCAGCGCGAGCGCCCCATCATCGCGACGCAGCCGCATCTGCAGAAACGGGATCGGCCAGCCCACGCTGCCGTCCTCTTCAAGCGCGGTCGCCGCATTGGTGGCGAAGCAATTCGGGCCGCACTCGGTGAGCCCGTACCCTTCGCGAAAGCCATAACCCGCCGCGCGCACGGCGTCCTTGGTGCGCTGCGGACACGGCGCGCCGCCGGAGAAGAACGAGCGCAGGCGCGGCAGCGGCCGCCCCCAGTCGGCGGCGCGCTGGACAAGGTCCAGCTGCGTCGGCACGCCGAACGTCACCGTGATGCCGTGGCGATCGATCGTCTCGAGATAGGTCGCCGGATCAAAGGCGCCCATCATGACGAGCGCGCCGCCCCGATAGAGCAGCGGCGTGGTGAAGACGTGCCAGCCGCCGGTGTGGAAGAAGGGCGTGGCCACCGGGCCCACGTCGTCGGCGCCGAGGCTCCAGCCCGTCGTGGTGGCGATCGCGTTCCACAGCAGTTGCCGATGCGGCAGCACCACCCCCTTGGGCGTGCCGGTGCTCCCCGACGTGTAGAGGAGCATCGTGGCATCGTCGTAATGGCGCGGCGGACTGACGGGCACCGGCGCGCCGGCGGCAGCGCGGAGCAGCGGCGCCAGCTCGCGATCGAGGTCGATCCAGCGCGGCGTCGCCACATCGGCGAGCCGCACCGCCTCCTCGGCCACGCCACGATAGGCGTCTTCCCCGAAGCAGAGCGCGGGCTGCGCATCCGCCAGCACGCGCGCGAGCTCCGGAGCCGACAACCGCCAGTTGAGCGGGACCAACACGGCGCCCCGACGCACACAGGCAAAGAAGAGCGGCAGAAACGCGTAGCGATTCTGCGCCAGAATCGCCACGCGGTCGCCCGGCGCGACCTCCAACTGCGCCAGCATCACGTGCCACGCCGAGGCGTGCGCATCGAGCTCGCGATAGCTGTAGCGCCGCTCATGTACCGGATCGATGACGGCCGTGCGGGCCCCATCGACGGTGGCCCACCACGCGATCGGATCGAACAGCTCGGGCAGATGCGGGTACACCGCCGACTTACCGCAGCAGGGCCGCGATGCGGCGACCAATCACCGGCCCCTGCGGATCGGTGAACGAACCACTGGCATCGCCGGCCGACCAGGCATGCCCGAGTTCGTCGATGCGCAGCAGCGTGACGAGCGGTCGGCCGTCGGGATCCCGCCACTGCTGCTCACGCACGGTGTAGCCCCCGTCGGTCACGGGCTCCAGCTCCGCGCGCTGCAACGCCGGCTGGCCGGCGCGCGTGCGCAACAGATCGTGCAGTCCCGCGAACTGCTGGGCGATCTCGGTGGCATTCCGAATGCTCACCACGTGATCGGCCACACCGTGTACCACGAGCACGGGAAACGCGCGCGCACGGGTGCCCATCGCCTCCACCATCTGCACCGGGGACGGGAGCTGTTCGCCCGCGCCCCGCTGCATCACCGACAGTGCTTCGGCCACCGACGGCGCGGCACGCCAGCCGATGCCTGACGCCGACGTGAGCGACTGATAGCGTTCGGGATAGGCCACCGCGACAAGCGTCGCCATGGCCGCGCCCGCCGAGACACCGGCGAGATGAATGCGCGCCGGATCGGCGCCGTGATCCATTGCCACGCGATCGATGAGCGCCGCGAGCAGCGCAGGCTCTCCGCCGCCGCGCCCCTGATTGGCGGGGTCAAACCAGTTCCAGCACTTCCGGGGATTCGCCGTCTCCGGCTGCTCCGGATACAGCACCAGCACCCCCTCCTGCTCGGCGAGGGCATCGAGCCGGCTGCCGCGGGCGATGTCCGACGCGTCCTGCAAGCAGCCATGCAGCATGACGAGCATTGGCCGCGGCGTGGTGGCGCGATGCCCCGCCGGCATGGCGAGCCGCCAGCGCCGAGTTCCCTCGGCGCCAGCGTACTCACCGGTCATCACCTGCACCGGCACGGAATCAGCGGTCAACACGCAACCCGACAAACATCATCGAGCCTACCGACGGCATGTTCAGGAGCTCCATGTGGCGACGGCCCAGCCCGCAACCCCAGCCGCGCACGTACGTCGACGGGCGCGAGGCGGTCACCGCCGTGGGCGGAATCACCGTGCCGCTCGTGCAGGTGAAGAGATTCTGCGCCGAGACGTTGAGCGTGAAGTTCTCGTTCAGGCGACGGCCGATGTTGATATCCGACGTCAGGAAGCCCGGGATGCGGCCGTTGTGCGCGCCGGAGAGGAACTGGTAGTCCTTCACGAAGCGCATGTTGAGCCCCGCGAAGAGATCGTACCAGAGGTTGCGGCCATCCACACCCATCGTGGACTTGATCGTCGGGCTGTTGAGCGCCGTCGCTTCGGCCGGATCGCCCGCCTTCGGGATGATCGAGTCGAGCTTGAGCACCGACGCCGTGGCGCTGAGCGTCACCTTCGGGTTCACGACATAGCGCGCGCCGGCGTCGATACCGGAGAGCCGCGCCTTGCCGAGGTTGAAGTACGTGAGGACGTTCTGGTCGGCGCCCCGCGCGTTGACGAACTTCTGCCCGGTCTTGGCGTTGTACCCGAACGTGCCAAGCGCCGGGATCGCCACCAGCTGCAGCGGCGACAGGAAGCTGTTGTACTTCGCCACGTAGGCCGCGACGTCGAGGTACAGCTTGTCCTTGATGACGCCCTTATAGCCGACTTCGATGGTGTTGTTCACTTCCGGGACCACCGCCGCCAGCGTCCGCGTCACGGTGCCGGCCGCATTCTTCACGATGATGCCGTCGCGGTTGCCGAACACGCCGCTGCCCGGCGCGAAGTCGCGATAGAAGAAGCTCGTCTGGAGCACCGTCGGCGACTTGTAGGCGCGATTGAACGTCAGGCGGAACGTCGAGTTCTCATCGGGGGAGATGAGCAGCGCCGCCTTCGGGCTGAACTGCGCCTCGTAGAAGTCCGGCTTGTCGTAGCGGCCACCGAACACGAGCTTCGTCTGCTCGGTGATCGGCGTCTCGGTCTGCACGTACACGCCCGCCTGCTTGATCTTGAGATCTTCGCCCGTGAGCGCGTCGGTCAGCCAGATGCGCTTGGAGCTCACGATATCCTGGCGCACCTGCACGCCCGACACGATGCGCGTGTTGTAGAGCTTCGGCAGCGTGACGTTGTTCTGGATTTCCGCCGCCTGCAGCTTGCCGTCGGCCGGGAACGCCGAGAGCGCCTTGACCGAGTCGTCGGAGAGCGCGGCGTTCGCGGGGTTGGCGCGGTTGGTCGAGAACCCGTTCAGGGCGTAGGTGCTTCCCGACTGCGAGTGCGTCTGGTACACCTGCGCGAACCAGTGATCCGACGTGTAGCGGATCTGCGCATTCGCATACTGCCAGTCCTTGAGCTGGTTGCGGCCGGCGCTCGTCACGCCCACGCCGTTGCTCTTGCTCGCGCCACCCTGCACTTCCAGGCGGCCGCCGTTCTTGGCGTAGTACACGAGCGCACCGCCGAGGCGGTTGTACGACGTGCCCCAATCGGTGCTGCGCTCCGGCACGACCGCGGTGCCGAGGAGGTAGTTGTTCGTGTTCTGCCAGTCGCGGCCCCAGAGGCGCTCACCGGTCACCTTGTAGCCGAACTGCTTCCACACGTTGGCGTAGCGGAACTGCGCGTCGAGCGAGGAGGCACGCCCCGCACGATCCTGGAACGTCGAGCCGATCGGGCCACCGTTCGACCCCATCGAGGTCTCGATGGTGAGGCCACGATACTGCTTGGGATCCTTGGAGAGCAGCGTCACGACGCCGTTCGAGGCATCGGGGCCGTAGAGCGCGGCGCCCGGGCCCACGAGCACTTCAACACCGGCCACGTCCACCTTGGGGATCGTGGTGAAGAGGCCGGCCGGCAGCCCATTTTCCGGCAGCGTGGCGATGCGGTTGTCTTCGAGCTGCAGCATGCGGTTGTTGAATGCACTGTTGAAGCCGCGCGCGTTGATCCCGGCGGCCACAATGCCCGTCTGCACGAAGTCCACACCCTTCACGTCCTTGAGCACCGAGGCGAAGGTGGCGCCCGGCGTGGTGCTGAGCTGATCGGCCGTGATGCGCGTGACCGTGGCCGGCGCGTCGGTGATCTTCTCCACGCGACGCGACGCCGACACGACATAGCCGCCAAGCTGCAGCGCCGTCGCCTGCATCGTCACGTCGAGCTTGGCCTCACCGTTGGCGGCAATGGCCACGTTGTCGAACGACCGCGCGGTCGCGCCGATACGCTGCACGCGAATGGTGTATGAACCGGCCGGAATGCCGACCACGCGATACCGGCCGTCGAGCCCGGACGTCGCGGCGAAGCGCGTGCCCACGACGGTGACCTGCGCGCCGGGAAGCGGCGACTTGGCGCTGTCGGTCACGAGCCCCGACAGACTGCCGGTCTGCGCCATGGCCACCACCGGGGTGACGGCCACCGCCACGGCCACGCGCACGGCGCGCGGCAGGGCGAGCGAGTGAACAAAGAAACTCATGCGAAATCCTCCAGGAGGGGAACCACGGGGGGAGAGCAGGCAGGAAGGAGCAATGCGCCGCGCCGCGTCGGCGGGCGGGGAATGCCCATGCTCATGGGCCACCTCCACCGCGCCGATACAGCGCGTCGAACTGTTCGACGTAGCGCGCCTCGACGGCGCGCCGGATGACCTTCAATGTGGGCGTGAGCAGCCCATTTTCGGGAGTGAAGACGTCGGACACCATGGCCACCGCCTGCACCCGGTCGGTCCGGGCCAGGTCGGTGTTGACCGTCGCCACCGCGGCCTGCACCTCGGCCTCCACGGCGGGATGGGTGGCCAGGTCCGGCCAGCCCAGCGCCAGCCCGCGCGACGCGGCCCACTGCTCCACCATCTCCCGTCGGAGCGACACCAGCGCCACGAGATACTTGCGCCCCTCGCCATGGACCACGGCGTGGGCGATCAACGGGGTCGCGGTGAGGGCCGCCTCGATCGGCAGGGGCGCCACCTTGCGCCCGGTGGAGAGGGCGATGAGCTCCTTGACGCGACCGGTAATGCGCACCGCGCCATCCGGCAGCAGCGCGGCCTGATCGCCCGTACGCAGCCACGCGCCATCGGCCGTAAAGGCCGCCGCCGTCTCCTCGGCGCGACGCCAATAGCCGGAGAAGGTCAGCGCGCTCCGGGCGATCAGCAGTTCGCCCTGCTCGTCCACGCGCAGCTGTGTGCCGGGCATCGGTGGCCCGACGGTATCGAAGCGCGGGGCGGCCGGTCGATTCATCGCCACGCACAGATGCTCCGTCTGGCCGTAGGCCCCGAGAATCCGCAGCCCCAGGGCGTCCAGTCGTTCGGCCACGGCAATCGGGAGCGCCGCCCCGCCCGAGGTGGCCAGGCGCACCCGAGTCCCGATGCGCTGCGCCATGGCGGCGCGAGGGTCCTCACCACGCCCCTCGGCCACTTCGGCCGCTTCGTAGAGCCGTTCGAAGATGCGCGGCAGCGCGCCGAACAGCGTGGGCTCGTAGTGCGCGGCCACCGGAAAGAGGTCGCTCGGGTCCTCAATGAGCGCCGCCGGCATCCCCACGAGAATGCGCGTGCACTGGCCGAAGATCCGCTCGGCCGCGTGCGAGTACGGCAGGAAGCTGAGCCCCCGGTCCGCCGCCGTCAGATCCAGCACGGCGGCAATCGACTCCGCCGACGCCGCCAGATAGCGGTGCGTGATGCACGCGCCCTTGGGGATGCCCGTGGAGCCGGAGGTGTAGATCAGTGCCGCGAGGTGATCGGGCGTTACGGACTCGCGGCGTGCAGTCAGTCGATCGCGCGCCGTGGGATCCTGCGCGAGCTGCGCAGCCCCCGCGTCGAGGACCGACGCGAGCGTCTGCAGGCGCGCCGTGCTCGACACCGGCTCGTGCGTATCGAGCACCACGCCGCGCAGGTCGCCGCCGTTCGGCGCGGCCGCCAGTCGCCGCGCCTGCGTGGCGTCATCGGTGATCAGCCAACAGGCGCCACTATCCGCCAGCAGCGCATCGATCTGCGCGGGGGCGCTGGAGGGGTACAGGCCCACTCCCACCGCCCCGAGCGCCTGAATGGCCAGATCGGCAATGGGCCACACGGGGCGATTGCCCGCGAGCACGGCGACCCGATCCCCGGGTGCGACGCCGGCGTCGAGCAGCACGATCGCGAGCGCCTGCACCTGCTGGCACCAGGAACCCCAGGTGAGCCGCGCGGATGGCGAAGCGGCTCCCGCGGGATACACCGCAAAGGCCTCCTCGTGCGGGGTCGCCTCGGCGCGCGCAAAGAAGCGGTGCACGAGCGGCGCATCGCCGCGCGGCACGCGCGTCTCGACATCCACCGGGATCACCGCCGAGGCCATGGTCAGCCCGGCCCCGTGCTGGCCCAGCGCATCGCCACCGATCCCATCGCGAGCCCCGCGCCTGACCCGGTGAAGACCAGCAGCTGCCCGTCCCGCACCACGCCGGTGCGCACGGCATCATCGAGCGCCATCGGCAGACAGGCCGAGCCCGTGTACCCCCACTTTTGCATGATGGTGTGGGCACGCGCGAGCGGCTGTTCGAGCGTCCGCATTACCTGCACGATCGTGCTGCGATTGACCTGCGTCCACAACCACAGATCGACGTCGGCCGGCGTGGCGCCGATTCGGCCGAGGACCGAGCGCACGATGCGCGGCCACCCCTCCTCGTTGACGCTCGCCGGATACTTCTGCACGAAGCGGAGTTTGTTCTGAATGCCCTGCTCGAGCACGATCGGGGTAATGGGGGTGCGCGTCCCGCCGGCAAAGATGCCCATGCCGTGGCAGTAGCGCCCGTCGGCAAACAGCTCCGACGCGAGTATGCCACGCGGCGAGCCCGTGCGGGGCTGCACCTCCACGAGCGCCGCCCCCGCCCCGTCGGCGAAGATCGTCACCGTCTTCTTGTCGTGCTGGTCGAGGTACTTGCTCATCGCGTACGCGCCGATCACGAGGACCCGGCGATAGCGCTCGTCGGCGCAGAGATACTTCCAGGCCACGTCGAGCGCCGTGACGAAGCCGGCGCAGCCGGCATTGAGGTCGAACGTCCCGGCGTTGACCAACCCGAGGCGCCCCTGCACCACGCTGGACGTCGCCGGTGAGACGAACTCCGGCGTGTCGGTGGCGATGATCAGCAGATCCACCGACTCCGGCGTCGCGCCGGCCATCTCAAGCGCGAGGCGTCCGGCTTCCTCGGCCAGATCCGCGGTGCTTTCGTCGGGGCCGCACCAGTGGCGCTGTTCAATCCCCAGCGTCCCGCTCACGAAGGGGGCGATGTCTTCACCCAGCATCGCCGACAGCTCGGCGTTCGTGACGATGCGCCGCGGGACAGCGCTGCCGGTGCCGATGATGACGGCCTCGCGATCGCCGATCGGAATCTGCGGCGCACTCATACGACCGCCTCGGGCGCGGCACCGCTCGTGCCGCGGGCCACCAGTCGCACCCGCAGCGGTCGGCTGGTGGATGGTGTGGAGGGCCCGGTCACGCGGCGCGCCGCGCGGTCGATCTGTTGCAGCAGCAGACGCGCAGCGCGGGCGCCAAGTTCGCGCGCCGGCATCGCCACGGTGGTCAGTTCAGGAGTCACGTATCGAGCGAGTTCGATGTCATCACACCCCACCAGGGACAGGTCCCGCGGGAGCTGCACGCCCGCCGTGAGACATTGCTTCACCGCGCCGATCGCCATCAGGTCGTTCGCGCAGAAGACCGCCGTGGGTCGCGAGGTCGCCGCGAGCAACGCGCGCATGGAATCCCGGCCGCCCGACACGGTGGCTGGTGCGCGGCGCCAGAGCGCCGAATCGATGCTCACGCCCGCCTCGCGCAGCGCACGCACAAAGCCGCGCTCCCGCATGCGGAACGCGTAGACGTCGGACGCCGGTCCGACGAAGCCGATCCGACGATGGCCGAGCTCCAGCAGATGCCGGGCGGCGAGCCGCCCCGCCTCGGCCGCATCCGTCGCCACGCCGGGCCAGCGCTCGCTGGGTTCATCGATCAGCACGACGTGCATCCCCGCCAGTGCTTCGGCCGGCAGGGCGGCCGCCCCGACGGCATCGAGCAGAATGCCATCGACCTGCCGCGCGAGCAGCACATCGAGATGCTGCTTGATGTCGCGGCTCGATTGATCGCAGAGCAGCACCGCGTACCCGGCATCCGCCGCGACCCGTTCGGCGCCCGTGATCACATCGGCCACGAACGGATTGCGCAGGTCGGGCACGATGAGCCCGAGCGCGAAGGAGCGGCGCCGCGCCAGCGAGCGGGCGACGACGTTCGGGCGATAGCCAAGCTCGGCCGCCGCGTCGAGCACGCGCTGCCGTGTCGCGACGGCCACGCGGGCCCGCGGATGATTCGAGAGGACGAGCGACGCGGTGGGTTGGGAGACACCGGCGCGGGCGGCGACGTCATGGACGGTGACGCGGCGCCCCGAGGGAGGGAGGACCATCGCCGGACAATATTCCGCTGCCAATGCGTATTGGCAAGCATTCCGACCGGCGATCTTTCTATCTTTCGTAGGTGACGACCCCGCCGCCCGCCCCCGACCTGACGCCGCTCCCCGACGCCACCGCCGCCGGAACGCCGCTGACGCGTCCGGCGCCGGGGTGGTTCCGGGCGGGGGCGGCCGCGCCGCCACGACCGAGCCGCAGCCTGGCCGTACGGGTGCTGGTGGCGCTCACCAGTTCCACGGCGCTGCTCGCCACCGTCGCGCTGGTCGCGGCGGCGGCCATCGTGCCCCCGGTTGGCGCGCGACGCGTGGCGCGGGACGCCGCCCTGCGCGAGGTCGCGGCCCAGCTGTCGGGCGGCGAACACGTGGTCGCGCGGGCGTTCGCCTCCCAGCGCCGCTGGACGGACATGTGGCGAGAATCGTTCGGCGTGGTGGTCGCGACCGACCGGCGGCTGCTGTACGTGGGCGCGCCACCCACGCCCCTGCTCCGCCCGCGCGACGATGGCCCCCTCGAACTGCTCGTCGAGAGCTATCCCTACGATGCGGCGTTCACGCTCGATCCGCGCACGATCTGGCGCGGGCGTCTGCGCGGCCTGGTGCTGCGCACGCCCACGGCGCAGGTGGATTTCATCGTGAACGACGCCGAGTGGCGCGACGCCGAGCAGGTCGCCGAGGCGAGTGCGCTGGCGCGTCGCAGCGCCACGCGTGAACTCGAACGGCTCGATGAAGAGCTGCGCGCGCCGGCGCCGACCGCCGCCGTGTATGTGCCCTACGTCGTGCAGCGCGGCGAAACACTCACCGGCCTGGCGCGGCGCTTCCGCACGTCACCCGATGTCCTGCGGCAGCTCAATCAGCTCACGACCGACGACATAAAAGTCGGGCAGCGCCTGCGCGTGCCGCAGATGCTGCCCGACGATTCCCTCTAGCCGCGCGTGGTGTTGGGCGGGGTTACTGCCCGAGCACCAGCGCGAAGACGAGCGGCGCCACGATCGACGCGTCACTCTCGATGATGAACTTGGGCGTGTCGATGCCCAGCTTGCCCCACGTGATCTTCTCGTTCGGCACCGCGCCCGAGTACGACCCATAGCTCGTCGTCGAGTCGCTGATCTGGCAGAAGTACCCCCAGAGCGGCACCTCGGTGCGCTGCAGGTCCTGATGCAGCATGGGCACCACGCAGATCGGGAAGTCGCCGGCGATGCCGCCGCCGATCTGGAAGAAGCCGAGCGAGGCGTCCTTGGTGACGTTCGTGTAGTGATCGGCGAGGTAGATCATGTACTCGATGCCGCTGCGCACCGTGTGCACGTTCTTGATATTGCCGTCGATCACATGCGACGCGAAGATGTTGCCCGTCGTGGAGTCTTCCCAGCCCGGCACGATGATCGGCAGGTTCTTCTGCGCCGCGGCGAGCATCCACGAATCCTTCGGGTCGATCTGGTAGTACTGCTCCAGCTTGCCGCTCAACAGGATGCGGTACATGAACTCGTGCGGGAAATAGCGCTCCCCCGCCTGATCGGCCGCCATCCACTCGTCGAGCACCGCCTTTTCGATGCGGCGAATCGCTTCCGCTTCGGGAATGCAGGTGTCGGTCACGCGATTGAAGTGCTTGTCGAGCAGCGCCTGTTCATCCTGCGGCGTGAGGTCGCGATAGTTCGGCACCCGCTCGTAG
Protein-coding regions in this window:
- a CDS encoding PHB depolymerase family esterase — its product is MTADSVPVQVMTGEYAGAEGTRRWRLAMPAGHRATTPRPMLVMLHGCLQDASDIARGSRLDALAEQEGVLVLYPEQPETANPRKCWNWFDPANQGRGGGEPALLAALIDRVAMDHGADPARIHLAGVSAGAAMATLVAVAYPERYQSLTSASGIGWRAAPSVAEALSVMQRGAGEQLPSPVQMVEAMGTRARAFPVLVVHGVADHVVSIRNATEIAQQFAGLHDLLRTRAGQPALQRAELEPVTDGGYTVREQQWRDPDGRPLVTLLRIDELGHAWSAGDASGSFTDPQGPVIGRRIAALLR
- a CDS encoding TonB-dependent receptor; protein product: MSFFVHSLALPRAVRVAVAVAVTPVVAMAQTGSLSGLVTDSAKSPLPGAQVTVVGTRFAATSGLDGRYRVVGIPAGSYTIRVQRIGATARSFDNVAIAANGEAKLDVTMQATALQLGGYVVSASRRVEKITDAPATVTRITADQLSTTPGATFASVLKDVKGVDFVQTGIVAAGINARGFNSAFNNRMLQLEDNRIATLPENGLPAGLFTTIPKVDVAGVEVLVGPGAALYGPDASNGVVTLLSKDPKQYRGLTIETSMGSNGGPIGSTFQDRAGRASSLDAQFRYANVWKQFGYKVTGERLWGRDWQNTNNYLLGTAVVPERSTDWGTSYNRLGGALVYYAKNGGRLEVQGGASKSNGVGVTSAGRNQLKDWQYANAQIRYTSDHWFAQVYQTHSQSGSTYALNGFSTNRANPANAALSDDSVKALSAFPADGKLQAAEIQNNVTLPKLYNTRIVSGVQVRQDIVSSKRIWLTDALTGEDLKIKQAGVYVQTETPITEQTKLVFGGRYDKPDFYEAQFSPKAALLISPDENSTFRLTFNRAYKSPTVLQTSFFYRDFAPGSGVFGNRDGIIVKNAAGTVTRTLAAVVPEVNNTIEVGYKGVIKDKLYLDVAAYVAKYNSFLSPLQLVAIPALGTFGYNAKTGQKFVNARGADQNVLTYFNLGKARLSGIDAGARYVVNPKVTLSATASVLKLDSIIPKAGDPAEATALNSPTIKSTMGVDGRNLWYDLFAGLNMRFVKDYQFLSGAHNGRIPGFLTSDINIGRRLNENFTLNVSAQNLFTCTSGTVIPPTAVTASRPSTYVRGWGCGLGRRHMELLNMPSVGSMMFVGLRVDR
- a CDS encoding acetoacetate--CoA ligase, which gives rise to MTAAGPDAPIWVPSPAACESTRLHAFLTSLRARGVVGPDVTGAHALQRWSVANPETFWAEVWRAADILADGPGPTDAPWAQVLLGGDRMAPPDAVHGPRWFTGTRLNFSEHLLRRRDDAPALVAWNEHGAGQRLTFAELAVQVAQCAAALRALGVSSGDRVVGWMPNLPATVVVMLAAASIGATWSSCSPDFGTKGVLDRFGQIAPTVLLAADGYWYAGKTIDCRPRLAEIVAALPSLRATWVVPYVDAAPDLTSVPGARLFTDVLAAYASEREPHFTRLPFDHPLYILYSSGTTGLPKCMVHGAGGTLLQHWKELALHTDLHAGDALFYFTTCGWMMWNWLVSGLAVGATVVLYDGAPLAPDPAILWRMASAERVAVFGTSAKYLAMLEKEGVRPRELVDVTALRAICSTGSPLAAHSYDFVYREIKADVRLSSISGGTDIVSCFALGDPTGAVYRGELQMRGLGMAVDVLDDHGRPVRGEPGELVCTKPFPSMPVAFWNDPTGALYRAAYFEHTPGVWRHGDWAELTAHDGLIIHGRSDATLNPGGVRIGTAEIYRQVEQIPEVVESLVVEQTIGEAAGTDSRVVLFVRLRPDVALDDALQRTIRTRIREHTSPHHVPKVIVAVPDIPRTISGKITELAVREVIHGRPVKNVDALANPEALAYFRNRPELSG
- a CDS encoding acyl--CoA ligase, whose product is MYPHLPELFDPIAWWATVDGARTAVIDPVHERRYSYRELDAHASAWHVMLAQLEVAPGDRVAILAQNRYAFLPLFFACVRRGAVLVPLNWRLSAPELARVLADAQPALCFGEDAYRGVAEEAVRLADVATPRWIDLDRELAPLLRAAAGAPVPVSPPRHYDDATMLLYTSGSTGTPKGVVLPHRQLLWNAIATTTGWSLGADDVGPVATPFFHTGGWHVFTTPLLYRGGALVMMGAFDPATYLETIDRHGITVTFGVPTQLDLVQRAADWGRPLPRLRSFFSGGAPCPQRTKDAVRAAGYGFREGYGLTECGPNCFATNAATALEEDGSVGWPIPFLQMRLRRDDGALALADEVGELELRGPQMFGGYFRAPDKTAEVMTPDGWLRTGDLASRTEQGVHRIRGRRKEMFISGGENVFPGEVEAAMLNCRGVLEATVVGIPDARWGEVGCALIVRGAEPVDAAALLAEARQRLAGYKVPKQLLFVDAIPKLGSGKIDRRAAAQLVSERLAAEAT